The Scyliorhinus torazame isolate Kashiwa2021f chromosome 10, sScyTor2.1, whole genome shotgun sequence genome contains a region encoding:
- the LOC140430520 gene encoding large ribosomal subunit protein uL23-like, producing the protein MAPKAKKEAVPAKTEAKSKALNAKKAILKGVHSHRQKKIRTTPTFRRPKTLRQRRQPKYPRKSAPRRNKLDHYAIIKFPLTTESAMKKIEDNNTLVFIVDIKANKHQVKQAVKKLYNIDVAKVNTLIRLDGEKKAYVRLAPDYDALDVANKIGII; encoded by the coding sequence ATGGCTCCGAAGGCGAAGAAGGAAGCTGTCCCTGCCAAGACAGAGGCTAAATCCAAGGCCTTAAATGCAAAGAAGGCCATTTTGAAGGGAGTTCATAGTCACAGGCAGAAGAAAATAAGGACAACGCCTACCTTCAGGAGACCAAAGACACTCCGACAAAGGAGGCAACCCAAGTACCCCAGAAAGAGTGCTCCCAGGAGGAACAAATTGGACCATTATGCTATCATTAAGTTCCCTCTGACCACTGAGTCTGCGATGAAGAAAATTGAGGACAACAATACCTTAGTTTTCATTGTTGACATCAAAGCCAATAAACATCAGGTAAAACAAGCCGTCAAGAAACTGTACAATATCGATGTAGCTAAAGTCAACACTCTTATCAGGCTCGACGGTGAGAAGAAAGCCTACGTCCGTCTGGCCCCAGACTATGATGCATTGGATGTTGCTAATAAGATTGGCATCATCTAA